In the genome of Shewanella glacialimarina, one region contains:
- a CDS encoding response regulator — translation MHSLSPSELSILLLEPSETQRKIIMSRLQQEGVVSIQTATTLEDAKAIIARHKPDLITSALHFPDGEATDLLAYIKQKPEYQDIQFMLVSSECRREQLEIFRQSGVVAILPKPFNSDHLARALNSTIDLISNDELDLSHFDVHNLRVLVVDDSRLARNVIKRTIGNLGIKIITEAEDGQQAINLMQHNMYDLVITDYNMPSVDGLALTQYIRNESQQSHIPILMVSSEANDTHLSNVSSAGVNALCDKPFEPNLVKRILYQLLEE, via the coding sequence ATGCACAGTTTATCCCCTAGCGAATTATCTATTTTATTGCTTGAGCCTTCTGAGACTCAACGAAAAATAATTATGTCTCGATTACAGCAAGAAGGCGTTGTTAGCATTCAAACCGCTACAACTCTTGAAGATGCCAAAGCGATTATAGCTCGTCATAAGCCTGACTTAATTACTAGCGCGTTACACTTTCCTGACGGCGAAGCAACGGATTTACTCGCGTATATCAAGCAAAAACCAGAATACCAAGACATTCAGTTTATGTTGGTATCGAGTGAATGCCGCCGCGAGCAACTTGAAATTTTTAGACAGTCAGGTGTGGTTGCCATTTTACCTAAGCCTTTCAATTCAGACCATTTGGCTCGCGCATTAAACTCAACCATAGATTTAATCAGTAATGACGAATTAGATTTGAGCCATTTTGATGTGCATAATCTGAGAGTGTTGGTCGTTGATGATAGTCGTTTAGCGCGTAATGTGATTAAACGTACCATTGGTAATTTAGGGATTAAAATTATTACTGAAGCAGAAGATGGTCAGCAGGCTATTAATCTAATGCAGCATAATATGTATGATTTAGTGATTACCGATTACAACATGCCCAGTGTTGATGGATTAGCGCTAACGCAATATATTCGTAATGAAAGCCAACAGTCACACATTCCTATTTTAATGGTATCGTCTGAGGCTAATGACACCCATTTAAGTAACGTATCCAGCGCTGGGGTTAATGCCCTTTGTGATAAGCCTTTTGAACCTAATTTAGTCAAACGGATCTTATATCAACTGCTTGAAGAGTAG
- a CDS encoding DUF4240 domain-containing protein, protein MTETQFWQLVTRTHADQSSEQIVQQLQQSLDSLDDESLKAFDKMFGQQLRRSYQWAIWGAAYIVTGCDSDYAFTEFRCFILSLGQEWYDKIIAQPDSLGDLAQWPLKDNYAYPFIEDYDLVAGQLYENRNEDELPFVPSGNNTPVGKKFSTKPKVLKQTYPKLSARFPF, encoded by the coding sequence ATGACTGAAACACAATTTTGGCAACTGGTCACCCGCACCCATGCAGACCAGTCTTCTGAACAAATCGTACAGCAATTACAGCAGTCACTAGATTCTTTAGATGATGAGTCATTAAAAGCATTCGATAAAATGTTTGGCCAACAATTACGTAGAAGCTATCAGTGGGCTATTTGGGGCGCAGCTTATATTGTGACGGGCTGTGATTCTGATTATGCTTTTACTGAGTTTCGTTGTTTTATTTTGTCATTAGGGCAAGAGTGGTATGACAAAATTATTGCCCAACCGGATAGCTTAGGTGATTTGGCGCAATGGCCATTAAAAGATAATTATGCTTATCCTTTTATTGAAGATTACGATTTAGTTGCGGGTCAGTTATATGAAAACCGTAATGAAGATGAATTACCGTTTGTACCTTCAGGCAACAATACTCCTGTGGGGAAAAAGTTTTCGACTAAGCCTAAAGTGTTAAAACAGACTTACCCTAAATTAAGTGCGCGATTCCCATTTTAA